In the Syntrophales bacterium genome, one interval contains:
- the thiM gene encoding hydroxyethylthiazole kinase, translated as MDLHPDRIAAALDEVRRRSPMVHNITNFVVMNTTANALLALGASPVMAHAPEEVEEMAGLAQALVINIGTLSGHWIHAMLLAAREAERRKIPVILDPVGAGATSYRTKTALEIMEAVPVSVIRGNASEIRALVESDAKTKGVDSLVGSDSAIASARELNRARKSVVCISGETDYIVGPAETVCIRNGHPLMPRVTGLGCTATALCGAFAAVLDDPVLAVSAAMAVMGIAGEMAAEKAAGPGTLQLYFLDALWLMTEQDIRERLKAETLQ; from the coding sequence ATGGATCTTCATCCCGACCGGATTGCCGCCGCCCTCGACGAGGTTCGCCGACGCTCGCCGATGGTTCACAACATCACGAACTTTGTCGTCATGAACACGACGGCCAATGCCCTCCTGGCCTTGGGAGCCTCGCCGGTAATGGCCCACGCCCCCGAAGAAGTGGAGGAGATGGCGGGCCTGGCCCAGGCCCTGGTGATCAACATCGGCACCCTGAGCGGACACTGGATCCATGCCATGCTCCTGGCCGCCCGGGAAGCGGAGCGGAGGAAGATCCCCGTCATCCTGGATCCCGTGGGAGCCGGTGCCACATCGTACCGGACAAAGACGGCCCTGGAGATCATGGAGGCGGTGCCGGTGTCCGTGATCCGGGGCAATGCCTCAGAAATCCGGGCCCTCGTCGAGAGCGATGCGAAGACGAAAGGCGTGGACAGCCTGGTCGGATCGGACAGCGCCATAGCGTCCGCCCGGGAACTGAACCGGGCCCGGAAGAGCGTCGTCTGCATCAGCGGGGAGACCGACTACATCGTCGGCCCGGCGGAGACGGTCTGCATCCGGAACGGCCACCCGCTGATGCCCCGGGTCACCGGCCTGGGCTGCACGGCCACGGCCCTCTGCGGCGCCTTTGCCGCGGTGCTGGACGACCCGGTGCTTGCCGTGTCCGCCGCCATGGCGGTCATGGGGATCGCCGGCGAGATGGCGGCCGAGAAGGCCGCCGGACCGGGAACCCTGCAGCTTTATTTCCTGGACGCCCTCTGGCTCATGACGGAGCAGGACATCCGGGAGCGGCTGAAGGCGGAGACCCTCCAATGA
- a CDS encoding patatin-like phospholipase family protein, which translates to MKKRKRIGLALGSGSARGWSHIGVVRCLREADIPIDIVCGASMGAVVGGCWAAGFLGEMETLVRELRWPDIFRFLEVRLPRSGFMGGDKITAYLKERLTDLHIEDLPVAFGAVASDLYSGKEIWLRKGSLIDAMRASISVPVMFTPYPEGTRWLLDGGLVNPVPVSLCRAMGADIVIAVSLNSDILGKSLFTRERRRRNQVIQEKVADFLDASMPWTNPSAWLRSNGNSSLRGPTLLEVITRSLYIMQDRITRQRLQAEPPDVLITPHLADIALFEFNRGAEAIDEGYRSASLVIPLIRDRMT; encoded by the coding sequence GTGAAGAAACGGAAGCGTATCGGTCTTGCCCTGGGCAGCGGGTCCGCTCGCGGCTGGTCCCACATCGGTGTCGTCCGCTGCCTCCGGGAGGCGGATATCCCCATCGACATCGTCTGCGGCGCCTCCATGGGAGCCGTCGTCGGGGGATGCTGGGCGGCGGGTTTCCTGGGCGAGATGGAGACGCTGGTCCGGGAGCTCCGCTGGCCTGACATCTTCCGCTTCCTCGAGGTCCGGCTCCCCCGCTCGGGATTCATGGGAGGAGACAAGATCACCGCCTATCTCAAGGAGCGCCTGACGGACCTTCACATCGAGGACCTGCCCGTGGCCTTCGGCGCGGTTGCCTCGGACCTGTATTCGGGAAAAGAGATCTGGCTCCGGAAGGGATCCCTCATCGATGCCATGCGGGCAAGCATCTCCGTGCCCGTCATGTTCACGCCCTACCCGGAAGGCACCCGCTGGCTCCTGGACGGCGGGCTCGTGAACCCCGTTCCGGTCTCCCTCTGCCGCGCCATGGGGGCCGACATCGTCATTGCCGTCAGCCTGAACTCGGACATCCTGGGAAAGTCCCTCTTCACCCGGGAACGCCGCCGGCGAAACCAGGTGATCCAGGAAAAAGTAGCCGATTTTCTGGACGCCAGCATGCCCTGGACAAACCCTTCCGCCTGGCTGCGTTCCAATGGGAACTCGTCTCTCCGCGGTCCCACGCTGCTGGAGGTGATCACCCGGTCCCTCTACATCATGCAGGACCGGATCACCCGACAGAGGCTCCAGGCGGAGCCCCCGGACGTCCTGATCACCCCTCACCTGGCCGACATCGCCCTCTTCGAGTTCAACCGCGGGGCGGAGGCCATCGACGAGGGATATCGATCCGCCAGCCTGGTCATTCCCCTGATCCGGGACCGGATGACCTGA
- a CDS encoding Fur family transcriptional regulator, whose protein sequence is MENLKDSGCRITRTRRAVLDILSASRVLLSADDLRRALAARGLRVNKTTVYREFSFLKGRGIVHEIHFGDGTVRYRLCPDTHHHHVICMNCKRAEEVALEGDLRELEADIGQTKGFQILHHTLEFFGLCSDCRLAAGPPEPSGLPAADPADRVAAGTVRKEEGKDIS, encoded by the coding sequence TTGGAAAATTTGAAGGACTCCGGCTGCCGGATCACCCGGACCCGGAGGGCCGTCCTGGACATCCTGTCTGCCAGCCGCGTGCTCCTGTCGGCGGACGACCTCCGCCGGGCTCTCGCCGCGCGGGGGCTCAGGGTGAACAAGACCACGGTTTACCGGGAGTTTTCCTTCCTCAAGGGCCGCGGCATCGTCCATGAGATCCATTTCGGCGACGGGACGGTCCGGTACCGGCTCTGTCCGGATACGCACCATCACCACGTCATCTGCATGAACTGCAAGCGGGCGGAGGAAGTGGCCCTGGAGGGGGATTTGCGGGAGTTGGAGGCCGACATCGGCCAGACCAAGGGTTTTCAGATACTGCATCACACGCTGGAGTTTTTCGGTCTGTGCTCCGACTGCCGCTTGGCAGCCGGGCCTCCGGAGCCTTCGGGGCTTCCCGCCGCGGACCCGGCGGATCGGGTGGCGGCGGGAACGGTCCGGAAAGAAGAAGGAAAGGACATTTCATGA
- a CDS encoding metal ABC transporter substrate-binding protein → MKPVGKRGRIAVITIGILCLSLFLLTIACRPGGDTGPVPGKPEVVTTLFPLYDFARQVGGDRVHAALLLPPGVEPHAFEPRPGDVARIQQAAVFIYTGKFMEPWAERILAGLDRKHLRIVDASRGITLRRGESGHEDHDHHEGSAQQGHRHADANVDPHVWLDFENDIRIVDSIATALAEGNPGNGDFYRRNAASYREKLLALDRRYRETLSSCRKKVIAHGGHFAFGYMAHRYGLEYHTAYPGFTADAEPSPRDLMRLAKTVRRHGLTAVYQEELVSPKIAEAVSRETGAAILTLHPAANISREDMEKGVTFLDLMERNLENLKRGLSCP, encoded by the coding sequence ATGAAACCAGTCGGAAAGCGCGGACGGATCGCCGTCATCACCATCGGGATCCTCTGTTTATCCCTTTTCCTGCTGACGATTGCCTGCCGTCCGGGCGGCGATACGGGACCGGTACCGGGAAAACCGGAAGTGGTGACGACGCTGTTCCCATTGTACGATTTCGCCCGCCAGGTCGGCGGGGACCGGGTTCACGCGGCGCTGCTCCTGCCCCCGGGGGTGGAGCCCCATGCTTTCGAGCCCCGGCCCGGGGATGTCGCCCGGATTCAGCAGGCGGCTGTTTTCATCTACACGGGCAAGTTCATGGAGCCCTGGGCGGAGCGAATTCTGGCGGGACTGGACCGGAAGCATCTCCGGATCGTCGATGCGAGCCGGGGGATCACCCTGCGGCGGGGTGAATCAGGACATGAGGATCACGATCATCACGAGGGGAGTGCCCAACAGGGGCACCGTCATGCCGACGCGAACGTGGATCCCCACGTCTGGCTCGACTTCGAAAACGACATCCGGATCGTGGACTCCATCGCCACCGCCCTGGCAGAGGGGAATCCCGGTAACGGCGACTTCTATCGCCGAAACGCCGCATCGTACCGGGAAAAGCTCCTGGCCCTGGACCGGAGATACCGTGAGACGCTCTCGTCCTGCCGGAAAAAGGTCATCGCCCACGGGGGCCACTTTGCCTTCGGATACATGGCCCATCGCTACGGACTGGAATACCATACGGCCTACCCGGGATTCACCGCCGACGCGGAACCTTCTCCCCGGGACCTGATGCGGCTTGCCAAAACGGTCCGCCGGCATGGCCTGACGGCTGTCTACCAGGAGGAACTGGTCAGTCCGAAAATTGCCGAGGCCGTGTCCCGGGAAACGGGAGCCGCTATTCTGACATTGCACCCGGCCGCCAACATCAGCCGGGAGGATATGGAGAAGGGCGTCACGTTTCTCGATCTGATGGAAAGAAACCTGGAAAACCTCAAGCGAGGCCTGTCATGTCCATAG
- a CDS encoding metal ABC transporter ATP-binding protein, whose product MSIDVLDVRGLTFRYNGADILEDLHFSVRTGDYVGLVGPNGSGKTTLIRLLLGLLDTKQGEIRLFGRSVAGFRDWMRVGYLPQKAAFVGPRFPATVREVVALGRLAGKRFPRVLGRSDREAVGRALDRLDIADLRDRPVGELSGGQQQRVLIARALVNDPDLLILDEPASALDPEVRDRFFQLLADLNAGRKVTIVMVTHDLGTIGRYSSKLLYLDKRIVFYGTYEEFCHSEDVTRIFGAFSQHVICHRHGAPAGDGLVPYPVSPGTAAGSGMKHRFGEAGK is encoded by the coding sequence ATGTCCATAGACGTTCTCGACGTCCGTGGCCTTACGTTCCGATACAACGGTGCGGATATCCTGGAAGATCTTCATTTCTCCGTGAGAACGGGGGATTATGTGGGACTGGTAGGGCCGAACGGCTCGGGGAAGACGACCCTGATCCGGCTTCTTCTGGGCCTGCTCGATACGAAGCAGGGGGAGATCCGGCTCTTTGGGCGGTCTGTCGCGGGATTTCGGGACTGGATGAGGGTGGGATATCTGCCCCAGAAAGCGGCCTTCGTGGGGCCCCGCTTCCCCGCCACGGTGCGGGAGGTTGTCGCCCTGGGCCGGCTGGCAGGGAAGCGATTTCCCAGGGTCCTCGGGCGCTCCGACCGGGAGGCCGTCGGACGGGCTCTCGATCGGCTGGACATCGCCGATCTTCGGGACCGGCCTGTGGGAGAGCTCTCCGGGGGCCAGCAGCAGAGGGTCCTGATCGCCCGAGCCCTCGTCAACGATCCGGATCTCCTGATCCTCGACGAGCCCGCCTCCGCCCTCGACCCGGAGGTTCGGGACCGCTTCTTCCAACTCCTGGCGGACCTGAACGCCGGACGGAAGGTGACCATCGTCATGGTGACCCACGACCTTGGGACCATCGGCCGGTACAGCTCGAAGCTTCTTTACCTGGACAAGCGGATCGTGTTTTACGGTACGTATGAGGAATTCTGCCATTCCGAAGACGTGACCCGCATCTTCGGGGCCTTCTCCCAGCATGTCATCTGCCACCGCCACGGGGCTCCGGCAGGCGACGGGCTGGTGCCGTATCCCGTTTCGCCGGGTACGGCCGCCGGGTCCGGGATGAAACACCGGTTCGGGGAGGCCGGGAAATGA
- a CDS encoding metal ABC transporter permease codes for MEWLSFGFVQRALLAGSFIAVLCAVLGVFLVLRRLSLIGDGLAHATFGSAALALWLQWNPLYVSIPVVMAAALGILKLAEKTKMYGDAAIGIVSAVGIAGGVLIAGLAGGFNVDLFSFLFGSILTIGPLDVAVSVVLSVAVVAAVSLFYQELLSVTFDEDSARASGIRVEWINRVFGLLTAVAVVLSMKVVGVLLISALLILPAVTALQVTRSFRATMAAAAAIAVLSVLAGILVSFALDLPSGATIVFVNILFLAAGLALRRREGGAGEKTSP; via the coding sequence ATGGAATGGCTGTCTTTCGGATTCGTGCAGCGGGCGCTCCTCGCCGGTTCGTTCATTGCGGTCCTGTGCGCGGTCCTGGGGGTCTTTCTGGTTTTGCGCCGCCTGTCGCTGATCGGAGACGGGCTGGCTCATGCCACCTTCGGCAGTGCGGCCCTGGCCCTCTGGCTCCAGTGGAACCCGCTTTATGTCTCCATTCCCGTCGTCATGGCCGCCGCGCTGGGGATCCTGAAACTGGCGGAAAAGACGAAGATGTACGGGGATGCCGCCATCGGCATCGTCTCCGCCGTTGGAATTGCCGGAGGCGTACTCATCGCCGGCCTGGCGGGGGGATTTAACGTGGACCTGTTCAGTTTTCTCTTCGGGAGCATCCTGACCATCGGTCCCCTGGATGTCGCCGTTTCCGTCGTTCTCTCCGTTGCCGTCGTGGCGGCGGTTTCCCTGTTCTACCAGGAACTGCTTTCGGTGACATTCGACGAGGACTCGGCGCGGGCCTCGGGCATCCGGGTGGAATGGATCAACCGGGTCTTCGGCCTGCTGACGGCGGTGGCGGTGGTCCTGTCGATGAAGGTCGTGGGTGTTCTTCTGATCTCGGCCCTTCTGATCCTGCCGGCCGTGACGGCGCTCCAGGTAACCCGGAGCTTCCGGGCCACCATGGCGGCGGCGGCGGCGATTGCCGTTCTTTCGGTACTGGCGGGGATCCTGGTTTCCTTTGCCCTGGATCTGCCCTCGGGGGCCACGATCGTTTTCGTCAACATTCTCTTTCTGGCGGCGGGTCTGGCTCTTCGCCGGCGCGAGGGAGGGGCCGGGGAGAAGACGTCCCCCTGA
- a CDS encoding superoxide dismutase: MALVLPDLPYAKDALAPVISANTLEFHYGKHHRAYVDNGNKLLAGTELENLAPEEIIRKIAGDAAKAGIFNNVAQAWNHSFYWKCMKPGGGGKPSGAVADRIMAAWGSYEKFVEELKNAGATQFGSGWAWLVLDGGALKITKTANADTPVAHGQKPLLTIDVWEHAYYLDYQNRRPDYLAAFIEKLVNWDFVNENLK, from the coding sequence ATGGCACTCGTACTGCCGGATCTGCCCTATGCAAAAGACGCCCTCGCGCCGGTCATCAGCGCGAATACCCTCGAATTCCATTACGGAAAGCACCATCGGGCCTACGTGGACAACGGCAACAAGCTCCTGGCTGGAACGGAGCTGGAGAATCTGGCCCCGGAGGAGATCATCCGCAAGATCGCCGGAGACGCCGCCAAGGCGGGCATCTTCAACAACGTCGCTCAGGCCTGGAACCATTCCTTCTACTGGAAGTGCATGAAGCCCGGCGGGGGCGGGAAGCCGTCGGGAGCCGTCGCTGACAGGATCATGGCGGCCTGGGGAAGCTATGAGAAGTTTGTCGAGGAGCTGAAGAACGCCGGGGCGACCCAGTTCGGCAGCGGCTGGGCATGGCTGGTCCTGGACGGCGGGGCCTTGAAGATCACGAAGACGGCCAATGCCGACACACCCGTCGCACACGGCCAGAAGCCCCTCCTGACGATCGACGTCTGGGAGCACGCCTACTACCTGGACTACCAGAACCGGCGTCCCGACTACCTGGCGGCCTTCATCGAGAAGCTCGTGAACTGGGATTTCGTGAACGAAAACCTGAAGTGA
- the radC gene encoding DNA repair protein RadC, protein MPLSSDEPHYKEHRRRLKKRYAEAGLDAFHEYEALELLLFYGIPQGDVKPLAKELLAEFGCFRAILDADPADLVARKGIGPHTAILLKLVKDLASLYLRQKAVEKPQITCTSELLDYCRASMGGLKDERFSVVYLDARNRIIDIETIQEGIVNQAVVYPRKVLENALKRKASALILVHNHPSGYVQPSDADVRLTRTLQETARALDILIHDHLIVGENRFFSFREEGMMA, encoded by the coding sequence ATGCCCCTCTCCTCTGACGAACCCCATTACAAAGAGCATCGCCGGCGCCTGAAGAAACGGTATGCCGAGGCGGGCCTCGATGCGTTCCATGAATACGAAGCGCTGGAACTGCTCCTTTTTTATGGAATTCCCCAGGGGGACGTAAAGCCTCTCGCCAAGGAGCTGCTGGCCGAGTTCGGCTGTTTCCGGGCGATCCTGGACGCCGATCCGGCGGACCTGGTGGCCCGGAAAGGCATCGGCCCCCACACGGCGATCCTCCTGAAGCTTGTCAAGGACCTGGCCTCCCTGTACCTTCGCCAGAAGGCCGTCGAAAAGCCCCAGATCACCTGCACGTCGGAACTCCTGGACTACTGCCGGGCCAGCATGGGGGGGTTGAAGGACGAGCGCTTCTCCGTCGTCTACCTGGACGCCCGGAACCGGATCATCGACATCGAGACGATCCAGGAGGGCATCGTCAACCAGGCCGTCGTTTACCCCCGGAAAGTCCTCGAGAATGCACTCAAGCGAAAGGCGTCGGCGCTGATTCTGGTCCATAACCACCCGTCGGGCTATGTCCAGCCCTCGGACGCGGACGTCCGGCTGACCAGGACGCTCCAGGAGACGGCCAGGGCCCTGGACATCCTCATCCACGACCACCTGATTGTGGGGGAGAATCGGTTCTTCAGCTTTCGGGAAGAAGGAATGATGGCTTAG
- a CDS encoding site-2 protease family protein, translated as MHILLFVVTFATTLLAGALQQGVNPLEDPLSLWRGLPFSLTLLFILGAHEFGHYAMARRHGIDVTLPYFIPAPSIIGTFGAFIKMKTPIPDRRVLLDVGAAGPLTGLIVSVPILLVGLYLSEATSAAPEGQGIALGSSLLFSLLTWLVHGSTPDDLNLILHPVAFSGWIGLLVTCLNLLPVGQLDGGHVAYAVLERRQKHLSAAVVAFLLILGFTGWMGWLVWGAILVVLGIHHPPVLFDWIPLDRRRRAIGWITLGLFAATFIPIPFRDF; from the coding sequence GTGCACATTCTGCTTTTCGTCGTCACCTTCGCCACGACGCTCCTGGCGGGCGCCCTGCAGCAGGGCGTGAATCCGCTGGAGGACCCCCTTTCCCTGTGGCGGGGCCTTCCGTTTTCCCTGACCCTGCTGTTCATCCTCGGTGCCCACGAGTTCGGCCATTACGCCATGGCACGGCGCCACGGCATCGACGTGACGCTGCCCTATTTCATCCCCGCGCCGTCCATCATCGGCACCTTCGGAGCCTTTATCAAGATGAAGACGCCCATTCCGGACAGGAGGGTCCTCCTGGATGTCGGTGCCGCCGGCCCCCTGACGGGGCTGATCGTCTCCGTGCCGATTCTCCTGGTCGGCCTGTATCTCTCCGAAGCGACCTCCGCCGCCCCGGAGGGCCAGGGCATCGCCCTGGGAAGCTCCCTCCTCTTCAGCCTGCTGACCTGGCTGGTTCACGGCTCGACGCCGGACGATCTGAACCTGATCCTCCACCCCGTGGCCTTTTCCGGCTGGATCGGCTTGCTGGTAACGTGCCTGAACCTGCTCCCGGTGGGGCAGCTCGATGGGGGGCACGTGGCCTATGCCGTCCTGGAGCGGAGGCAGAAGCACCTGTCCGCCGCCGTCGTGGCGTTTCTCCTGATCCTGGGTTTCACTGGGTGGATGGGCTGGCTTGTCTGGGGGGCGATTCTCGTCGTCCTTGGGATCCATCATCCGCCGGTCCTGTTCGACTGGATCCCCCTGGACCGGCGGCGCCGCGCCATCGGCTGGATCACCCTGGGATTGTTCGCGGCAACGTTTATTCCCATTCCATTTCGTGATTTCTAA
- a CDS encoding HU family DNA-binding protein, whose translation MNKSGLIEALSKRENLTEKKATDVINLIFKGFTDELKKSGRIEIRGFGSFVVRKYEAYTGRNPKTGRSIQVSPKRLPFFKVGKELKERVDEQE comes from the coding sequence ATGAATAAGTCCGGTCTTATTGAGGCACTGAGCAAGAGGGAAAATCTGACGGAGAAAAAGGCAACCGACGTCATCAACCTGATTTTTAAAGGTTTTACCGATGAGCTGAAGAAAAGCGGCCGCATCGAGATCCGCGGGTTCGGCAGTTTCGTCGTGAGGAAGTACGAGGCCTATACCGGACGAAATCCCAAGACCGGCCGAAGCATCCAGGTGTCGCCGAAGAGATTGCCCTTCTTCAAGGTGGGAAAAGAGCTGAAGGAACGGGTGGACGAGCAGGAATAA
- a CDS encoding pseudouridine synthase → MAEERIQKILARSGIASRRKAEEIVLEGRVTVNGEVRREPGSRADAVKDDIRVDGRRILPEETLVYLMLHKPAGTVTSLRDPEGRPVVRHLLEERFERLFPVGRLDYDSEGLLLMTNDGQFALRVAHPRYRVPKTYRVKVRGSLSPKAIRKLEAGIDLPDGRFVPEAVAMEGKNPKSTWIQIVATEGRNRVIRRAMEELGYPVQRLIRIAVGGVQLGNLEAGTSRPLKTNEIRQLLSYAGKPAGAESPPGPAGPVKKAPRPRTSPGLRGGTGHRREGAGRTAGGRSRIRRTGGTD, encoded by the coding sequence ATGGCCGAAGAACGCATCCAGAAGATTCTTGCCCGTTCCGGCATCGCCTCGCGCCGGAAGGCGGAAGAGATTGTCCTTGAGGGACGCGTCACCGTCAACGGCGAGGTTCGCCGTGAACCGGGATCCCGGGCGGATGCCGTGAAGGACGACATCCGAGTGGACGGCCGGAGGATCCTGCCGGAGGAGACCCTGGTCTACCTGATGCTCCACAAGCCGGCGGGAACCGTGACCAGCCTCAGGGATCCCGAGGGACGACCGGTCGTGCGGCACCTGCTGGAAGAGCGCTTCGAGCGCCTGTTTCCCGTGGGGCGGCTGGATTACGACTCTGAAGGTCTCCTGCTCATGACCAATGACGGTCAGTTCGCCCTGCGGGTGGCCCACCCCCGTTACCGTGTCCCGAAGACATACCGGGTCAAGGTGCGGGGCTCCCTGTCACCGAAGGCCATAAGGAAACTGGAAGCGGGCATCGATCTTCCCGACGGGCGGTTTGTCCCCGAAGCGGTGGCCATGGAGGGGAAGAATCCCAAGAGCACCTGGATCCAGATCGTCGCCACGGAGGGCAGAAACCGCGTCATCCGCAGGGCCATGGAGGAGCTGGGCTACCCCGTCCAGCGACTGATCCGCATCGCCGTCGGAGGAGTCCAGTTGGGAAACCTGGAGGCGGGAACCTCCAGACCCCTGAAGACGAACGAGATCCGTCAGTTGCTCTCCTATGCCGGAAAGCCCGCCGGGGCGGAGAGCCCCCCCGGGCCGGCCGGGCCGGTGAAGAAAGCCCCCCGCCCGCGGACCTCCCCCGGCCTGCGGGGAGGGACCGGACACCGGAGAGAAGGGGCGGGACGTACCGCGGGCGGACGCTCGCGGATTCGACGGACCGGCGGGACCGATTGA
- the scpB gene encoding SMC-Scp complex subunit ScpB codes for MEHDKALIEALLFAAETPVTLERLREVLDMPREAVQAAVLELMQEYQERRGGFTLEEVAGGIQFRTLPEYGTWIRKMKGRGPASLSPAALETLAVVAYRQPIVKADIDRVRGVDAGGTLKGLVEKKLVRIVGRKDVPGKPILYGTTRRFLEIFDLQDLSELPTLREFGELAE; via the coding sequence ATGGAGCATGACAAGGCCCTGATCGAGGCCCTCCTGTTCGCCGCCGAGACTCCGGTCACCCTGGAGCGGCTGCGGGAGGTTCTCGACATGCCGAGAGAGGCCGTCCAGGCAGCGGTCCTCGAGCTGATGCAGGAATACCAGGAGCGGCGCGGCGGGTTCACCCTGGAGGAAGTCGCGGGGGGGATCCAGTTCCGGACCCTTCCGGAATACGGAACCTGGATCCGGAAGATGAAGGGGCGCGGCCCCGCCTCCCTGTCGCCGGCGGCCCTGGAGACCCTGGCAGTGGTCGCCTACCGGCAGCCCATCGTCAAGGCCGACATCGACCGGGTTCGCGGAGTCGATGCCGGTGGAACCCTCAAGGGCCTGGTGGAGAAGAAGCTGGTCCGGATCGTCGGAAGGAAAGACGTGCCGGGAAAACCCATCCTGTACGGGACCACCCGCAGATTCCTGGAGATCTTCGACCTCCAGGATCTCTCCGAGCTGCCGACCCTCCGGGAATTCGGCGAGCTGGCCGAGTAG
- a CDS encoding segregation/condensation protein A gives MSYEVRLDIFQGPLDLLLYLIKKNEIDIYNIPVALITQQYLETLEWMKSLNLDLAGEYLVLASTLLLIKSRMLLPDETPEGGTGDEEAGEDPRQDLVRQLLEYQAFKEAAIHLDGRPWLERDVFKRGAYPDLPPVGVEEEELAEVGIVELVDAFRRIVSSLEREELMQINSEKLSVTDRINEILEKLREAGQISFLELLEGARDRRRIVYTFLAILELMKLRMIKAYQTGPFGPIRIFPAVEEEADGA, from the coding sequence ATGAGTTACGAAGTCCGGCTGGACATCTTCCAGGGACCTCTGGATCTTCTTCTGTATCTCATCAAGAAGAACGAGATCGACATCTACAACATCCCCGTTGCCCTGATCACCCAGCAATACCTGGAAACCCTGGAATGGATGAAATCGCTGAACCTGGACCTGGCGGGGGAGTATCTCGTGCTGGCATCCACGCTCCTTTTGATCAAGTCCAGGATGCTTCTGCCGGACGAAACCCCGGAGGGGGGAACCGGCGACGAAGAGGCGGGGGAAGATCCGAGACAGGACCTGGTGCGGCAACTGCTGGAATACCAGGCCTTCAAAGAGGCGGCGATCCACCTGGACGGCCGGCCATGGCTGGAGCGGGACGTCTTCAAGCGGGGGGCCTATCCCGACCTGCCGCCGGTGGGCGTGGAGGAGGAAGAGCTCGCGGAGGTCGGGATCGTCGAGCTGGTGGACGCCTTCCGGCGAATCGTCTCCTCCCTGGAACGGGAGGAGTTGATGCAGATCAACTCCGAGAAGCTGTCCGTCACCGACCGGATCAACGAGATTCTCGAGAAGCTCCGCGAGGCGGGGCAGATCAGCTTCCTGGAGCTCCTGGAGGGAGCCCGGGACCGCCGGCGGATCGTCTATACCTTCCTGGCGATCCTGGAGCTGATGAAACTGCGGATGATCAAGGCCTACCAGACCGGTCCGTTCGGGCCGATCCGGATTTTCCCGGCCGTGGAGGAGGAAGCCGATGGAGCATGA
- the trpS gene encoding tryptophan--tRNA ligase → MTKKRILSGMRPTGKLHLGNLHGALDNWVRLQEHGDYECFYFVADWHALTSEYASTEEIRANSLDMVIDWLSAGLDPQRSTLFIQSSILLHAELFVLLSMITPLAWLERNPTYKEMKAELAQKDLSTFGFLGYPVLQAADIILYKAYGVPVGVDQLPHVELTREIARRFNFLYREIFPVPEPLLTEIPKLLGIDGRKMSKSYENSIYLSDRGDSLKKKVMAMFTDPQRQRKKDPGRPELCNVFTFHQLYTPEEEVEVVAADCRAAAIGCIQCKDRLAERIAQRMAPVHERQEHYRSHPEQVREIIEDGNGRALRVASATMEEVRDAIRIGL, encoded by the coding sequence GTGACAAAGAAACGGATCCTGAGCGGTATGCGCCCCACGGGGAAACTCCACCTGGGAAATCTGCACGGGGCCCTGGATAACTGGGTTCGTCTCCAGGAACACGGAGACTACGAGTGCTTCTATTTTGTGGCCGACTGGCACGCCCTGACCAGTGAGTACGCCAGCACGGAGGAAATCCGCGCCAATTCCCTGGACATGGTGATCGACTGGCTGAGCGCCGGCCTCGATCCACAGCGGAGCACCCTGTTCATCCAGTCGTCCATCCTGCTCCACGCCGAACTGTTCGTGCTTCTCTCCATGATCACGCCGCTGGCCTGGCTCGAGCGAAATCCGACCTACAAGGAAATGAAGGCGGAACTGGCCCAGAAAGACCTTTCCACGTTCGGTTTCCTGGGCTATCCGGTCCTGCAGGCGGCGGACATCATCCTGTACAAGGCCTACGGCGTACCGGTCGGCGTCGACCAGCTTCCCCACGTGGAGCTGACGCGGGAGATCGCCCGGCGCTTTAATTTCCTCTACCGCGAAATTTTCCCGGTCCCGGAGCCCCTGCTCACGGAGATCCCGAAGCTGCTCGGCATCGACGGCCGAAAGATGAGCAAATCCTACGAAAACTCCATCTATCTGTCCGACCGGGGGGACTCGTTGAAGAAGAAGGTCATGGCCATGTTCACCGATCCGCAGCGACAGAGGAAGAAGGACCCGGGGCGCCCGGAACTCTGCAATGTCTTCACATTTCACCAGCTCTACACGCCGGAGGAGGAGGTGGAGGTCGTCGCCGCCGACTGCCGTGCCGCCGCGATCGGCTGCATCCAGTGCAAAGACCGCCTGGCGGAGCGGATCGCCCAGCGGATGGCCCCCGTCCACGAACGGCAGGAGCATTACCGCAGCCATCCCGAACAGGTGCGTGAGATCATCGAGGACGGCAACGGCCGGGCCCTCCGCGTCGCCTCCGCCACCATGGAGGAAGTTCGGGACGCAATCCGGATCGGCCTCTGA